A genomic window from Microbacterium sp. H1-D42 includes:
- a CDS encoding NADPH-dependent FMN reductase, which produces MTYRIGYLIGSLASDSINRVLSKALVRLAPEDLQMVEIPIGDLPLYNRDDENSPGPAVTAFKQAVEGADGLLFISPEYNRSIPGALKNAIDIGSRPWGHNSFARKPTGIIGASAGAIGTAVMQSSMRGVLSFLDAPQLNAPEAYIHFDPAIYGADGSVADESTAQFLGHFMSEYSAFVARVLSSALPGHMGDSDPDVMH; this is translated from the coding sequence ATGACCTACCGCATCGGATACCTCATCGGAAGCCTCGCGAGCGACTCGATCAACCGCGTCCTCTCGAAGGCGCTGGTCAGACTCGCGCCGGAGGACCTGCAGATGGTCGAGATCCCGATCGGCGATCTGCCGCTGTACAACCGCGACGATGAGAACAGCCCTGGTCCTGCGGTGACGGCGTTCAAACAGGCGGTCGAAGGGGCGGACGGGCTGCTGTTCATCTCGCCGGAGTACAACCGCTCGATCCCCGGTGCGCTGAAGAACGCGATCGACATCGGCTCGCGTCCGTGGGGGCACAACTCCTTCGCGCGCAAGCCCACCGGCATCATCGGCGCGTCCGCGGGGGCGATCGGCACGGCGGTGATGCAGTCGTCGATGCGCGGCGTGCTGAGCTTTCTCGACGCTCCACAGTTGAACGCCCCCGAGGCGTACATCCACTTCGATCCGGCGATCTACGGCGCCGACGGATCGGTCGCTGACGAGAGCACTGCGCAGTTCCTCGGGCATTTCATGTCGGAGTACTCGGCGTTCGTGGCGCGGGTGCTCTCGAGTGCGCTGCCCGGACACATGGGCGACTCCGACCCCGACGTCATGCACTGA
- a CDS encoding GNAT family protein — translation MTDLPADPWPIRTPRLEIRRCTVEDLDAVWEFRRIPEVNNWLGRAPATREAFHETYSEPERLAMTFVIDLLPSSAAGAPKVIGDLMVKIEDGWAQAEMVDEARGTQAELGWVLDPAYAGQGYATEAVRAVIDNCFGALGLRRVHAGCFTPNEPSWRLMERLGMRREEDSRKTGLHRSGEWMDGLNYALLAEEWPTGR, via the coding sequence ATGACCGACCTGCCTGCTGACCCCTGGCCGATCCGCACGCCGCGACTCGAGATCCGACGCTGCACCGTGGAAGATCTCGACGCGGTGTGGGAGTTCCGCCGGATCCCCGAGGTCAACAACTGGCTGGGTCGGGCGCCGGCGACCCGCGAGGCGTTCCACGAGACGTACTCGGAGCCGGAGCGACTGGCGATGACGTTCGTGATCGATCTGCTGCCTTCGTCTGCGGCCGGGGCGCCGAAGGTGATCGGCGACCTGATGGTGAAGATCGAGGACGGCTGGGCGCAGGCCGAGATGGTCGATGAGGCGCGCGGCACGCAGGCAGAGCTCGGCTGGGTGCTGGATCCGGCGTACGCCGGCCAGGGCTACGCGACTGAGGCCGTCCGCGCGGTCATCGACAACTGCTTCGGTGCGCTGGGGCTGCGTCGCGTGCATGCCGGCTGCTTCACGCCCAACGAGCCGTCCTGGCGCCTGATGGAGCGCCTCGGCATGCGCCGCGAGGAGGACAGCCGCAAGACCGGTCTGCACCGCTCAGGCGAGTGGATGGACGGCCTGAACTACGCCCTGCTCGCCGAGGAATGGCCGACCGGGCGCTGA
- a CDS encoding heavy metal translocating P-type ATPase has product MTSHDPHAEHGHDAHAGHAAAQVREENSHSGGHPHGEVPPEAEKSSGHGAHEVHDAHATHEGHDPHSGHDEHAGHGGHENHAGHGGHGGHGDHVGQFRRLFWINLLIAIPVIAFSGMFAMLIGYQVPDFPGAKWIAPVLGTVMYVWGGRPFLTGAVSELKAGKPGMMLLIALAITVAFFASWGATLGLLHHELEFWWELALLIVIMLLGHWIEMRSLAQTTSALDSLAALLPDEAERVEGDEVVTVNPADLKVGDVVIVRPGGSVPADGVIVDGRASMDESMLTGESRTVGRGTGDRVTAGTVATDSGLRIQVDAIGDDTAIAGIRKLVADAQASSSHAQRLADKAAAWLFWFALGAAAVTAIVWSIVGNPDAAVIRTITVLVIACPHALGLAIPLVVSIATERAARAGVLVKDRLALESMRQVDAVLFDKTGTLTKGEPTVTGIAPVAGWDADAVLALAAAAEADSEHPLAKAIMRAASDLAIAPAVGFSSSPAVGVTATVDGHEIRVGGPHMLTEVGAEEVSDADHWRSEGAIILHVVRDGEVIGGLKLADEIRAESREAVDALHARGVEVVMITGDAEAVANAVAKDLGIDRVFAGVRPEDKAAKVAALQREGKKVAMVGDGVNDAPALAQADVGIAIGAGTDVAIASAGVILASDDPRAVISVIELSHASYRKMKQNLWWAAGYNLISVPLAAGVLAPIGFVLPMSVGAVLMSLSTIVVALNAQALRRLDLRPESLIRG; this is encoded by the coding sequence ATGACCTCGCACGACCCCCACGCCGAGCACGGACACGACGCGCACGCGGGCCACGCGGCAGCGCAGGTTCGGGAGGAGAACTCCCACTCGGGAGGACATCCACACGGAGAGGTTCCTCCCGAGGCCGAGAAGTCCTCCGGGCACGGGGCGCACGAGGTGCATGACGCGCACGCGACTCATGAGGGTCACGACCCGCACTCGGGTCACGACGAGCACGCGGGGCATGGCGGCCACGAGAACCACGCTGGTCACGGCGGTCACGGCGGTCACGGCGACCATGTCGGCCAGTTCCGCAGACTGTTCTGGATCAACCTGCTGATCGCCATCCCCGTGATCGCGTTCAGCGGCATGTTCGCCATGCTGATCGGCTATCAGGTGCCCGACTTCCCAGGGGCGAAGTGGATCGCGCCGGTGCTCGGCACCGTGATGTACGTGTGGGGTGGGCGCCCGTTCCTGACCGGCGCCGTCTCGGAGCTCAAGGCCGGCAAGCCAGGAATGATGCTGCTGATCGCCCTCGCGATCACGGTGGCGTTCTTCGCGTCCTGGGGCGCGACGCTCGGCCTGCTGCACCACGAACTCGAGTTCTGGTGGGAGCTCGCGCTGCTGATCGTGATCATGCTGCTCGGGCACTGGATCGAGATGCGCTCGCTCGCCCAGACCACCTCTGCGCTCGACTCGCTCGCAGCGCTCCTGCCCGATGAGGCCGAGCGCGTCGAGGGCGACGAAGTCGTCACGGTCAACCCTGCAGACCTCAAGGTCGGCGATGTCGTGATCGTCCGCCCCGGCGGCAGCGTTCCGGCCGATGGCGTGATCGTCGACGGCCGCGCCAGCATGGACGAATCCATGCTCACCGGCGAGTCCCGCACGGTCGGCCGCGGCACAGGCGACCGGGTCACCGCCGGCACCGTCGCCACAGACTCCGGGCTCCGCATCCAGGTCGATGCCATCGGCGATGACACGGCGATCGCGGGCATCCGCAAGCTCGTCGCCGACGCCCAGGCATCGAGTTCGCACGCGCAGCGCCTCGCCGACAAAGCCGCCGCCTGGCTGTTCTGGTTCGCACTCGGCGCCGCCGCGGTCACCGCGATCGTGTGGAGCATCGTCGGCAATCCTGATGCCGCGGTGATCCGCACCATCACCGTGCTCGTCATCGCGTGCCCGCACGCACTGGGTCTGGCGATCCCGCTGGTCGTCTCGATCGCGACCGAGCGCGCTGCCCGCGCCGGCGTGCTCGTGAAGGACCGTCTCGCGCTGGAGAGCATGCGGCAGGTCGACGCGGTGCTGTTCGACAAGACCGGAACCCTCACCAAGGGCGAGCCCACCGTCACCGGCATCGCGCCGGTCGCGGGCTGGGACGCGGATGCTGTGCTGGCGCTCGCGGCAGCCGCGGAGGCCGACAGCGAGCATCCGCTGGCCAAGGCGATCATGCGGGCGGCATCCGACCTCGCGATCGCTCCGGCTGTCGGCTTCAGCTCTTCGCCCGCCGTCGGCGTGACCGCCACGGTCGATGGCCACGAGATCCGCGTCGGCGGCCCGCACATGCTCACCGAGGTCGGTGCCGAAGAGGTGTCGGATGCTGACCACTGGCGCTCCGAAGGGGCAATCATCCTGCATGTCGTCCGCGACGGCGAGGTGATCGGCGGGCTGAAGCTCGCCGACGAGATCCGCGCCGAGTCGCGCGAGGCCGTCGACGCGCTGCACGCTCGCGGTGTCGAGGTGGTCATGATCACCGGCGATGCCGAGGCCGTAGCTAACGCAGTGGCGAAGGATCTGGGCATCGACCGCGTGTTCGCCGGCGTGCGTCCAGAGGACAAGGCCGCAAAGGTCGCGGCCCTCCAGCGAGAGGGCAAGAAGGTCGCGATGGTCGGCGACGGCGTGAACGATGCCCCGGCGCTCGCACAGGCCGATGTCGGCATCGCCATCGGCGCCGGCACGGACGTGGCCATCGCCTCGGCCGGGGTGATCCTGGCATCCGACGACCCTCGGGCGGTCATCTCGGTGATCGAGCTGTCGCACGCGAGCTACCGCAAGATGAAGCAGAACCTGTGGTGGGCGGCCGGATACAACCTGATCTCGGTGCCGCTCGCGGCCGGCGTTCTGGCGCCGATCGGGTTCGTGCTGCCGATGTCGGTGGGAGCTGTGCTGATGAGCCTGTCGACCATCGTCGTCGCGCTCAACGCGCAGGCATTGCGCCGCCTCGACCTGCGTCCGGAGTCGTTGATCCGGGGATGA
- a CDS encoding heavy metal translocating P-type ATPase yields the protein MTTAAQSSIDLEIGGMTCASCAMRIEKKLNKLDGVTATVNYATEKAQVTVDGDLDAALLITEVENAGYTAKLPKAPDAAADSDADEEDPELRSLRHRLIGSIALSVPVILMAMVPALQFPYWQWLSLVLASPVIVWAAWPFHRAAWVNLRHGAATMDTLVSLGTTAAYLWSLYALFFGTAGEVGMTHGFTFSIAPSDGAANIYLEVAAGVTMFILAGRYFEKRAKRTAGAALRALLELGAKEVAVLRGGAEVLIPTADLRVGDEFIVRPGEKIATDGVVVSGSSAIDESMITGESVPVEVGAGDAVTGATVNAGGRLIVRATRVGADTQLAQMAKLVEQAQTGKAEVQRLADKVSSIFVPIVIVIAVATLGAWLGAGFPASAAFTAAVAVLIIACPCALGLATPTALLVGTGRGAQMGILIKGPEILESTRRVDTIVLDKTGTVTEGRMSVVEVVPETGVDAGELLRLAGAIEDASEHPIARAIAKAAALAPAGTSATLEITDQTAPGRSARAEHADQDADGLGFPAPAVADLPPVESFQNVEGRGVTGVVEGHAMLVGRVSLLADWAIHPSEALLVAKAAAEASGQTVVLVAWDGEARGMIVVADEVKPTSAEAVASLKALGLTPILLTGDNRAAADHIAAQVGIDQVIAEVLPAEKVDVVARLQGEGKVVAMVGDGVNDAPALAQADLGMAMGTGTDVAIEASDITLVRGDLRAASDAIRLSRRTLGTIKGNLFWAFAYNTAAIPLAALGLLNPMLAGAAMAFSSVFVVGNSLRLRRFK from the coding sequence ATGACCACCGCAGCGCAGTCCAGCATCGATCTCGAGATCGGCGGAATGACCTGTGCCTCGTGCGCCATGCGCATCGAGAAGAAGCTGAACAAGCTCGACGGCGTCACGGCCACGGTCAACTACGCCACCGAGAAGGCGCAGGTGACCGTCGACGGCGACCTCGACGCAGCACTGCTGATCACCGAGGTCGAGAACGCCGGATACACCGCGAAGCTGCCCAAGGCGCCGGATGCGGCCGCCGACTCGGATGCCGATGAGGAAGACCCCGAGCTGCGCTCGCTGCGTCACCGGCTGATCGGGTCGATCGCGCTGTCGGTGCCGGTGATCCTGATGGCGATGGTCCCTGCCCTGCAGTTCCCGTACTGGCAGTGGCTGTCGCTCGTGCTCGCGTCGCCGGTGATCGTGTGGGCGGCCTGGCCGTTCCATCGGGCGGCATGGGTGAACCTGCGCCACGGTGCGGCCACCATGGACACCCTTGTCAGCCTCGGCACGACCGCGGCGTACCTGTGGTCGCTGTATGCGCTGTTCTTCGGCACCGCGGGGGAGGTGGGCATGACGCACGGCTTCACGTTCTCGATCGCCCCCTCCGATGGTGCGGCCAACATCTACCTCGAGGTCGCCGCCGGCGTCACGATGTTCATCCTCGCCGGCCGGTACTTCGAGAAGCGCGCCAAGCGCACCGCCGGAGCGGCGCTGCGCGCCCTGCTCGAACTCGGCGCGAAGGAGGTCGCGGTTCTGCGCGGCGGCGCCGAGGTGCTCATCCCGACCGCGGATCTGCGCGTCGGCGACGAGTTCATCGTGCGGCCGGGCGAGAAGATCGCGACCGACGGTGTGGTCGTCTCCGGCTCGTCGGCCATTGATGAGTCGATGATCACCGGGGAATCGGTGCCGGTCGAGGTCGGCGCGGGTGATGCCGTCACCGGCGCCACGGTCAACGCCGGCGGCAGGCTCATCGTGCGCGCCACCCGCGTGGGCGCCGACACGCAGCTCGCCCAGATGGCGAAGCTCGTCGAGCAGGCGCAGACCGGCAAGGCCGAGGTGCAGCGCCTGGCCGACAAGGTGTCCAGCATCTTCGTGCCGATCGTGATCGTCATCGCCGTAGCGACGCTCGGTGCGTGGCTGGGGGCCGGCTTCCCGGCATCCGCCGCCTTCACCGCCGCCGTCGCAGTGCTCATCATCGCCTGCCCGTGTGCACTGGGTCTTGCGACCCCGACGGCCCTGCTGGTCGGCACCGGTCGCGGCGCGCAGATGGGCATCCTGATCAAGGGACCCGAGATCCTGGAGTCCACCCGCCGGGTCGACACCATCGTGCTCGACAAGACCGGCACGGTCACCGAGGGGCGCATGAGCGTCGTCGAGGTCGTGCCGGAGACGGGGGTGGATGCTGGCGAGCTGCTGCGCCTGGCCGGCGCGATCGAGGATGCCAGTGAGCACCCCATCGCGCGCGCCATCGCCAAGGCCGCAGCTCTCGCGCCCGCAGGTACATCGGCCACGTTGGAAATCACAGACCAGACGGCCCCGGGTCGGAGTGCCAGGGCTGAACACGCCGATCAGGATGCGGATGGTCTGGGGTTCCCGGCGCCCGCGGTGGCCGACCTGCCGCCGGTGGAGTCGTTCCAGAACGTCGAGGGCCGAGGTGTCACCGGCGTCGTCGAGGGGCACGCCATGCTGGTCGGTCGGGTCTCGCTGCTCGCGGACTGGGCGATCCACCCGTCGGAGGCTCTGCTCGTTGCGAAGGCTGCTGCCGAGGCATCCGGTCAGACCGTCGTGCTCGTGGCCTGGGACGGCGAAGCCCGCGGCATGATCGTCGTCGCCGACGAGGTCAAACCGACCAGTGCCGAGGCCGTGGCGTCCCTGAAGGCGCTCGGACTCACGCCGATCCTGCTCACCGGCGACAACCGCGCCGCCGCCGATCACATCGCGGCGCAGGTCGGCATCGACCAGGTGATCGCAGAGGTGCTGCCGGCCGAGAAGGTCGACGTGGTCGCACGGCTGCAGGGCGAGGGCAAGGTCGTGGCGATGGTCGGCGACGGCGTGAACGACGCTCCGGCGCTCGCACAGGCCGATCTCGGCATGGCCATGGGCACGGGAACGGACGTGGCCATCGAGGCCTCGGACATCACGCTCGTCCGCGGTGACCTGCGCGCAGCATCCGACGCCATCCGGCTCTCGCGCCGCACCCTCGGAACGATCAAGGGCAACCTGTTCTGGGCGTTCGCGTACAACACGGCCGCGATCCCGCTGGCGGCCCTCGGGCTGCTGAACCCGATGCTCGCCGGCGCCGCCATGGCATTCTCGAGCGTCTTCGTGGTGGGCAACAGTCTGCGGCTGCGCCGCTTCAAGTAG
- a CDS encoding heavy-metal-associated domain-containing protein yields MNAAARLGLFAAGLVAVFGVAAAAAGAIAPEGIATGWNTSDRESTMQDHNAHDSSSPATDADASQAGHLGGLSLAEGGFRLATVHAPGVTGEQGPLSFRILDADGDAVTEYDVEHDKELHMIVVRTDGTQFRHVHPERDAEGVWSIDWSWDQGGSYRLFADFAASGSDGVTLTRTVDVAGAFAPVDPQPTAHAQVAGYDVHLTGDLVAGTASDLTVSVTKDGAAVTDLEPYLGAFGHLVALRQGDLGYAHVHPEGTTPAAGDLSGPDVRFAASVPTPGRYLLYFDFQVDDTVHSVPFVVDTVGAAGESDAPASDDHQH; encoded by the coding sequence ATGAACGCCGCGGCACGTCTCGGGCTCTTCGCCGCGGGGCTGGTGGCGGTGTTCGGAGTTGCCGCAGCCGCAGCGGGCGCCATCGCGCCCGAGGGCATCGCCACCGGATGGAACACCTCCGACAGGGAGAGCACCATGCAGGACCACAATGCGCACGATTCCTCTTCGCCGGCCACCGACGCTGACGCGTCGCAGGCCGGCCACCTCGGCGGCCTCTCACTCGCCGAGGGCGGCTTTCGGCTCGCCACCGTCCACGCCCCAGGCGTGACAGGTGAGCAGGGCCCGCTCAGCTTCCGCATCCTCGATGCCGACGGCGACGCCGTCACCGAGTACGACGTCGAGCACGACAAGGAGCTGCACATGATCGTGGTGCGCACCGACGGAACACAGTTCCGCCACGTGCACCCCGAGCGCGACGCCGAGGGCGTCTGGTCGATCGACTGGTCCTGGGATCAGGGCGGCAGCTACCGCCTGTTCGCCGACTTCGCAGCATCCGGATCAGACGGGGTCACCCTCACCCGCACCGTCGACGTCGCAGGAGCCTTCGCCCCGGTCGACCCGCAGCCCACCGCGCATGCGCAGGTCGCCGGGTACGACGTGCACCTCACCGGAGACCTCGTCGCCGGCACAGCATCCGATCTCACCGTCTCGGTGACCAAGGATGGTGCAGCTGTCACCGATCTCGAACCGTACCTCGGTGCATTCGGGCATCTCGTCGCGCTGCGTCAGGGTGACCTCGGCTATGCGCATGTGCACCCCGAGGGCACGACGCCCGCGGCCGGTGACCTGTCCGGTCCGGACGTCCGCTTCGCGGCATCCGTCCCCACGCCGGGGCGCTACCTGCTGTACTTCGACTTCCAGGTGGATGACACCGTGCACTCCGTGCCGTTCGTCGTCGACACGGTCGGCGCGGCAGGCGAGTCGGATGCCCCGGCATCCGACGACCACCAGCACTGA
- a CDS encoding heavy-metal-associated domain-containing protein, with product MTTTEFQVTGMTCGHCEMSVREEVTKIAGVDSVDVSHQTGRLLVTSDVPVDTSAVIAAVDEAGYQAVSA from the coding sequence ATGACCACCACCGAGTTCCAGGTCACCGGCATGACCTGCGGCCACTGCGAGATGTCCGTGCGCGAAGAGGTCACCAAGATCGCCGGTGTCGACAGTGTCGACGTCAGCCACCAGACCGGCCGCCTTCTCGTCACCTCAGACGTCCCCGTCGACACCTCGGCCGTCATCGCCGCCGTCGATGAGGCCGGCTACCAGGCAGTGTCGGCCTGA
- a CDS encoding LuxR family transcriptional regulator gives MSVIAPTADMVGRDVESDRLDAALLRAGAGEAGAVLVAGEAGIGKSRLLREFRERASATADVFTGWCLDYGFAPSPYAPLPAVLRGVLEAMGDPTASAAGPAREALRLLLPELRPLSGRDVTGSVEDPAVHSPEALREAIVTLLEAAASVRPVVVLIEDLHWADDATLAMLSFLLRALDGSRILFVITCRVDEVRRGAAVRSFLVETERARLMERVTLQRLDDIEVRALIEALSGPVDDAVFERVQERAEGVPFFVEELSCNALGPIPETLREVLLARYDALSADAQRVVRTASGSDAPIDHDLLARLADLPDDRLDDGIREAANVAILAVRADDSYGFRHALLREAVHDDLLPGERARLHRAYAEALEERAAQGVGCQESALAYHWHQAHDPRRALVAAIGALDRSRRSFAFSTAARYGELALELWDQVPDAEAVTGTDHVALLARLGSILRNAGDGERALMVVNMALEEVDRTTVEPRVLVRLLRDRGMYLTSLGKPQQIETFQQALAEYDASDVDEPHLHAVLLTLLAARYMIGGRLDDAIRIAEEAFTVAELAGDDAQMSVAANVLGNSRVHLGEVDAGLADFRIAWSHAANMEAQLKYRVNFSDTLYNLGRYREAVRLAEGGLDDARRLGIERTSGSVLTQNRSEPLLELGEISRVEQLLAKDLTFRTHRVFRAYTTATRVRALAWRGRIDEAQALLDEWRPRMHQIAEAERQVRYSLWRTEIVLSLSRGEASAASAVLTQMLDDTGPGLGQQARLLLDGGWVVAMLRAQGRESDADALGDRVRAAWRDMPSDLRPEGWTALLDGLLDATLSALRAGIAVADQDDMPVLFRVILRQELARTLMVGGDRAGRAEASARLAESAGLADEYEHAGLQRSVAGLIDAGGLSDQGPAEHATEGFAALTARETQVFALMAEGLSNRQIGERLFISVKTVSVHVSAVLRKLGVATRNEAAARYRAVLV, from the coding sequence ATGTCCGTCATTGCACCGACCGCTGACATGGTGGGACGCGACGTCGAGTCGGATCGGCTCGACGCGGCACTGCTGCGCGCCGGTGCCGGCGAGGCGGGCGCCGTTCTGGTCGCCGGCGAGGCCGGCATCGGCAAGAGCCGACTGCTGCGCGAATTCCGCGAGCGGGCGAGTGCAACGGCCGATGTCTTCACCGGCTGGTGCCTCGACTACGGGTTCGCGCCCTCGCCGTATGCGCCGCTGCCGGCGGTTCTGCGCGGCGTGCTCGAAGCCATGGGGGATCCGACGGCATCCGCTGCGGGTCCTGCGCGCGAAGCCCTCCGCCTGCTGCTGCCCGAGTTGCGCCCGCTGTCCGGGCGGGACGTCACCGGATCCGTCGAGGATCCAGCGGTGCATTCTCCTGAGGCGCTGCGCGAGGCGATCGTCACGCTGCTCGAAGCGGCGGCATCCGTCCGTCCGGTCGTCGTTCTCATCGAGGATCTGCACTGGGCCGACGACGCAACGCTCGCGATGCTCTCATTCCTGCTGCGGGCGCTCGACGGCTCTCGCATCCTCTTCGTCATCACCTGCCGCGTCGACGAGGTCCGGCGCGGAGCCGCGGTGCGCTCCTTCCTCGTCGAGACCGAGCGGGCGCGACTGATGGAGCGAGTCACCCTGCAGCGGCTCGACGACATCGAGGTGCGGGCGCTCATCGAAGCCCTCAGTGGTCCGGTCGACGATGCGGTCTTCGAGCGTGTGCAGGAGCGCGCCGAGGGCGTGCCGTTCTTCGTCGAGGAACTCTCGTGCAACGCGCTCGGCCCGATCCCCGAGACGCTGCGCGAAGTGCTGCTCGCCCGCTACGACGCACTCAGCGCCGATGCGCAGCGCGTGGTGCGCACAGCATCAGGATCCGACGCGCCCATCGATCACGACCTCCTCGCCCGGCTCGCCGATCTGCCCGATGATCGGCTCGACGATGGCATCCGAGAAGCGGCGAACGTGGCCATCCTGGCGGTCCGAGCCGATGACTCCTACGGCTTCCGCCACGCGCTGCTGCGCGAGGCCGTGCACGACGACCTGCTGCCCGGCGAGCGTGCCCGGCTGCATCGCGCCTATGCCGAGGCGCTCGAAGAGCGCGCAGCGCAGGGCGTCGGATGCCAGGAGTCGGCGCTCGCGTACCACTGGCACCAGGCGCACGACCCGCGACGAGCGCTGGTCGCGGCGATCGGCGCGCTGGACCGCTCGCGGCGCAGCTTCGCATTCTCGACGGCGGCGCGCTACGGCGAGCTCGCCCTCGAGCTGTGGGATCAGGTTCCAGACGCCGAGGCTGTGACCGGCACCGACCACGTCGCGCTGCTGGCGAGGCTCGGGTCGATCCTGCGCAACGCTGGCGACGGCGAGCGGGCGCTGATGGTCGTGAACATGGCGCTCGAGGAGGTCGACCGGACAACCGTCGAGCCGCGCGTGCTGGTGCGGCTGCTGCGCGACCGCGGGATGTACCTGACCAGTCTGGGCAAGCCGCAGCAGATCGAGACGTTCCAGCAGGCGCTCGCCGAGTACGACGCCAGCGATGTCGACGAGCCGCACCTGCATGCCGTGCTGCTCACGCTGCTGGCCGCGCGCTACATGATCGGCGGGCGGCTCGACGACGCGATCCGCATCGCCGAAGAGGCGTTCACGGTGGCAGAGCTGGCGGGCGACGATGCGCAGATGTCGGTCGCGGCGAACGTCCTGGGCAACAGTCGCGTGCACCTGGGTGAAGTCGACGCGGGGCTTGCCGATTTTCGCATCGCGTGGTCGCACGCGGCGAACATGGAGGCCCAGCTGAAGTACCGGGTCAACTTCTCGGACACGCTCTACAACCTCGGCCGCTATCGTGAGGCCGTGCGGCTGGCCGAGGGCGGGCTCGATGATGCTCGGCGCCTCGGCATCGAGCGCACCAGTGGATCCGTGCTCACGCAGAACCGCTCCGAACCGCTGCTGGAGCTGGGCGAGATCTCGCGTGTCGAACAGCTGCTCGCCAAGGACCTGACCTTCCGCACGCATCGTGTTTTCCGCGCGTACACGACGGCCACGCGCGTGCGCGCGCTCGCCTGGCGCGGGCGCATCGATGAGGCTCAAGCACTCTTGGACGAATGGCGCCCTCGCATGCATCAGATCGCCGAGGCCGAGCGGCAGGTGCGGTATTCGCTGTGGCGCACCGAGATCGTGTTGAGCCTGAGCCGTGGCGAGGCGTCGGCCGCGTCGGCGGTGCTGACACAGATGCTCGACGACACCGGGCCCGGCCTCGGGCAGCAGGCGCGGCTGCTGCTCGACGGCGGCTGGGTGGTCGCCATGCTGCGGGCGCAGGGCCGGGAGTCGGATGCTGACGCGCTGGGGGACCGGGTGCGGGCAGCGTGGCGGGACATGCCGTCAGACCTTCGCCCCGAGGGGTGGACGGCGCTGCTCGACGGGCTGCTCGATGCGACTCTCAGTGCCCTTCGGGCCGGTATCGCCGTCGCTGATCAGGACGACATGCCCGTGCTGTTCCGGGTGATCCTGCGCCAGGAGCTCGCCCGCACGCTGATGGTGGGCGGTGACCGCGCCGGGCGCGCTGAGGCGTCCGCGCGCCTGGCAGAGTCGGCCGGGCTGGCCGACGAATACGAGCACGCGGGTCTGCAGCGCTCGGTCGCGGGCCTCATCGACGCCGGGGGCCTGTCGGATCAGGGTCCCGCTGAGCACGCCACCGAGGGATTCGCTGCGCTGACGGCGCGCGAGACTCAGGTGTTCGCGCTGATGGCCGAAGGGCTGAGCAACCGGCAGATCGGTGAGCGACTGTTCATCAGCGTGAAAACCGTCAGCGTCCATGTCTCCGCTGTGCTGCGCAAGCTCGGTGTCGCCACTCGAAATGAGGCCGCTGCGCGGTATCGAGCCGTGCTGGTCTGA